From Micromonospora sp. NBC_01699, a single genomic window includes:
- a CDS encoding VOC family protein: MPHLGLVTLVVRDYDEAIAFYVDRVGFRLIEDTPRGDGTRWVVVAPPGSTETALLLARAATPQQAARIGDQTGGRVALFLYTDDFDRDHRRMTAAGVHFTEPPRHEPYGSVAIFTDPYGNRWDLLHPTPPPDPHP, from the coding sequence ATGCCCCATCTCGGACTGGTTACCCTCGTCGTACGCGACTATGACGAGGCCATCGCCTTCTACGTCGACCGGGTCGGCTTCCGCCTGATCGAGGACACCCCACGCGGTGACGGCACCCGCTGGGTGGTGGTCGCCCCGCCCGGCTCGACCGAGACCGCGCTGCTGCTGGCCCGCGCCGCCACCCCGCAACAGGCCGCCCGGATCGGCGACCAGACCGGCGGCCGGGTAGCCCTGTTCCTGTACACCGACGACTTCGACCGCGACCACCGCCGCATGACAGCCGCCGGCGTCCACTTCACCGAACCGCCCCGCCACGAGCCGTACGGCTCCGTCGCCATCTTCACCGACCCCTACGGCAACCGCTGGGACCTCCTCCACCCCACCCCACCCCCTGACCCCCACCCCTGA
- a CDS encoding lysophospholipid acyltransferase family protein, with amino-acid sequence MPELVYPPVIATAKTLFRALDLRLRVEGGQHVPRSGGAVMASNHVSYLDFIFCGLGAQPSRRLVRFMAKQEVFTNRYAGPLMRGMRHIPVDRDNGAGSYATAVSALRAGEVVGVFPEATISRSFTLKGTKSGVARMADTAGVPVLPVALWGTQRLWTKGRPKTLTRRHTPITVLIGEPLAPADFGTSGGLMAELRRQLTALLDRAQREYPDQPAGPDDTWWQPAHLGGSAPTPEQAAELDGETPRRPRRPQPTLITEPDH; translated from the coding sequence ATGCCAGAACTCGTGTACCCGCCCGTGATCGCGACCGCCAAGACGCTCTTCCGCGCGCTCGACCTGCGGCTGCGAGTGGAGGGCGGGCAGCACGTGCCCCGCTCCGGTGGCGCCGTGATGGCCAGCAACCATGTCAGCTACCTCGATTTCATTTTCTGCGGCCTGGGCGCCCAGCCGTCCCGTCGGCTGGTCCGGTTCATGGCAAAGCAGGAGGTTTTCACCAACCGGTACGCCGGCCCGCTGATGCGCGGCATGCGGCACATTCCCGTCGACCGGGACAACGGCGCCGGCTCGTACGCGACCGCGGTGAGCGCGTTGCGCGCGGGCGAGGTGGTCGGGGTCTTCCCGGAGGCGACGATCAGCCGCTCGTTCACCCTCAAGGGGACCAAGAGCGGGGTGGCTCGGATGGCTGACACGGCCGGCGTACCGGTGCTGCCGGTCGCGCTCTGGGGCACCCAGCGGCTCTGGACCAAGGGCAGACCGAAGACCCTGACCCGGCGGCACACCCCGATCACGGTGCTGATCGGCGAGCCGCTGGCGCCGGCCGACTTCGGCACCTCGGGTGGGCTGATGGCGGAGCTGCGTCGGCAGCTCACCGCCCTGCTCGACCGGGCCCAGCGGGAGTACCCGGACCAGCCGGCCGGGCCGGACGACACCTGGTGGCAGCCCGCCCACCTCGGCGGCTCCGCCCCCACCCCGGAACAAGCCGCCGAACTAGACGGCGAAACCCCCCGCCGCCCCCGCCGCCCCCAACCCACCCTAATCACCGAACCCGATCACTAA
- a CDS encoding alpha/beta fold hydrolase translates to MGDVIVAGAGVPLAVRDFGGTGSPVVLLHGAGGSLADMEALGGELRSAYRVVTMDLRGHGRSGDGRWTTDAVLADLDALAGELGLAAPAIVGWSLGGMVATEWARRHPECPGVVSLDGVPAPTRPDQLAGLAPDHAAAELDRLHTAFAAMTVELARSGSRPGPETVEQVRLAMASFDLVAALGAAKCPLLLVLATADLRPQQPFRELYDAYRRGTSAGIARAVAVNPGLRVVELAGATHGMVVDRPERVADLVRAFLADPKGERAGEPAGA, encoded by the coding sequence GTGGGTGATGTGATCGTGGCGGGCGCCGGGGTGCCGCTCGCCGTACGGGACTTCGGTGGGACCGGGTCGCCGGTGGTTCTGCTGCACGGGGCGGGCGGCAGCCTGGCCGACATGGAGGCGCTGGGCGGGGAGCTGCGGTCGGCGTACCGGGTGGTGACGATGGACCTGCGCGGACACGGCCGGTCCGGCGACGGCCGGTGGACCACGGACGCGGTCCTTGCCGATCTTGACGCACTCGCCGGTGAGCTGGGCCTGGCCGCGCCCGCCATCGTCGGCTGGTCGCTCGGCGGGATGGTCGCCACCGAGTGGGCCCGGCGGCATCCCGAGTGTCCGGGCGTGGTCAGCCTGGACGGCGTGCCGGCACCGACCCGGCCGGACCAACTGGCCGGCCTGGCGCCCGACCACGCGGCGGCCGAACTGGACCGGCTGCACACCGCCTTCGCGGCGATGACCGTCGAACTGGCCCGGTCCGGATCACGCCCCGGTCCGGAGACGGTCGAGCAGGTACGCCTGGCGATGGCATCATTCGACCTGGTCGCGGCGCTGGGGGCGGCGAAATGCCCGCTGCTGCTGGTGCTCGCCACGGCCGATCTTCGGCCGCAGCAGCCGTTCCGGGAGCTGTACGACGCCTATCGGCGGGGCACCTCGGCCGGGATCGCGCGGGCGGTGGCGGTGAACCCGGGGCTGCGGGTGGTCGAGCTGGCCGGGGCGACGCACGGCATGGTCGTCGACCGACCGGAGCGGGTGGCCGACCTGGTCAGGGCGTTCCTCGCGGACCCGAAGGGGGAGCGCGCGGGCGAACCGGCCGGGGCGTGA
- a CDS encoding PadR family transcriptional regulator: MDQERRGQWLRGVLDLCVLALLARRESYGYELAQSLNAAGVGPIQGGTLYPVLLRLQRTGLVSAQWREGTSGPARKYYRITVAGDETLRRTTADWAAFSDGVGAILREGSTR, translated from the coding sequence GTGGATCAGGAACGGCGGGGGCAGTGGTTGCGTGGGGTACTCGACCTCTGCGTACTGGCACTGCTCGCCAGGCGGGAGTCGTACGGGTACGAGCTGGCCCAGTCGCTGAACGCGGCCGGGGTGGGGCCGATCCAGGGCGGCACGCTCTACCCGGTGCTGCTCCGGTTGCAGCGCACCGGCCTGGTCAGCGCGCAGTGGCGGGAGGGCACGAGCGGCCCGGCCCGCAAGTACTACCGGATCACGGTCGCGGGCGACGAGACGCTGCGCCGAACCACCGCCGACTGGGCCGCGTTCAGCGACGGGGTGGGCGCGATTCTGCGGGAGGGGAGCACGCGGTGA